A region of Reichenbachiella carrageenanivorans DNA encodes the following proteins:
- the hisS gene encoding histidine--tRNA ligase, with protein sequence MQKPSIPRGTRDFGPLQMAKRNYIFNTIRGVYERYGFAQLETPTMENLSVLTGKYGDEGDQLLFKVLNSGDFLSKSKAEDFESGSKTILPKIAEKGLRYDLTVPFARYVVMHRNDITFPFKRYQIQPVWRADRPQKGRYREFYQCDADVVGTDSLICESEIIAMINEVFTALRLPDFTIKLNNRKILVGITEVIGAEGKEGDFCMAIDKLDKIGLDKVNEELIQKGFSAKSIELLKPIFEFDGTISEKLTFLKDYFSESETGLKGVAETEEILNYLSAYKLENDHLELDLTLARGLSYYTGTIFEVKANGVQIGSITGGGRYDNLTGVFGLKDVSGVGISFGVDRIYDVLEELELYPESTATQVQVMIVNFGQTMTTQGIQLMQSLRNEGIRTEIYPDEAKMKKQMSYANNLNIPFVVMIGEDEIAAGNYTLKNMIDGEQAAYKIDDLISKIKNSR encoded by the coding sequence ATGCAGAAGCCTTCTATTCCCAGAGGAACCCGTGATTTTGGTCCATTACAAATGGCCAAAAGAAACTACATTTTCAATACCATCAGAGGTGTATATGAGCGCTATGGCTTTGCGCAATTAGAAACCCCTACGATGGAAAACCTTTCGGTGCTCACAGGCAAGTATGGCGATGAAGGCGATCAGTTGTTGTTTAAGGTATTGAACTCAGGCGATTTTTTATCAAAGTCCAAGGCCGAAGATTTTGAATCTGGCAGTAAAACAATACTACCGAAAATTGCTGAAAAAGGCTTAAGGTATGATCTAACTGTACCTTTTGCTCGGTACGTGGTGATGCACCGCAACGACATCACCTTTCCATTTAAACGCTACCAAATCCAGCCCGTATGGAGGGCCGACCGTCCTCAAAAAGGCCGGTACAGAGAATTTTATCAATGCGATGCTGATGTAGTAGGCACAGATTCGCTGATCTGTGAATCCGAAATCATCGCGATGATCAATGAAGTTTTTACCGCATTGAGGTTGCCTGACTTTACCATCAAACTCAACAACCGCAAAATTCTGGTTGGCATTACTGAAGTGATCGGAGCAGAAGGCAAAGAAGGAGATTTTTGTATGGCAATCGACAAGCTGGACAAAATAGGCCTAGACAAAGTGAATGAGGAATTGATTCAAAAAGGATTTTCGGCTAAGAGTATAGAGTTACTAAAGCCTATTTTTGAATTTGATGGTACCATCAGCGAAAAATTGACCTTCTTAAAAGACTATTTTAGCGAAAGCGAAACAGGTCTAAAAGGAGTAGCCGAAACAGAAGAAATACTCAACTACCTAAGTGCCTACAAACTAGAAAACGATCATCTAGAATTGGATTTGACACTGGCCAGAGGGCTCTCATACTATACGGGCACCATCTTCGAAGTAAAAGCCAATGGCGTACAAATCGGCAGCATCACTGGAGGAGGAAGGTACGACAACCTCACTGGGGTATTTGGACTGAAAGACGTGTCTGGTGTAGGCATATCATTTGGGGTAGATCGCATCTATGACGTACTCGAAGAACTGGAGCTCTACCCAGAGTCTACAGCTACACAGGTGCAAGTAATGATTGTGAATTTTGGTCAGACCATGACCACACAAGGTATCCAACTGATGCAATCGCTTAGGAATGAAGGCATTCGAACAGAAATTTATCCTGACGAGGCTAAGATGAAGAAACAAATGTCTTATGCTAATAATCTCAACATACCGTTCGTTGTGATGATAGGTGAAGATGAAATCGCTGCCGGCAACTATACTTTGAAAAACATGATCGATGGCGAACAAGCTGCCTACAAAATCGATGATCTTATTTCTAAAATCAAGAATAGTCGCTAG
- a CDS encoding gliding motility-associated C-terminal domain-containing protein: MIQAQHTSVLGRFDVDFVKGCTGMTINVSLNDPKWAGGQFWYEGFDGKAGELNTSHTYAVAGDFYVTMSTNIPGEEDLDSIQVVVSAPDKPNFTIHNCSSHTIRVEIEDDHYDSYFVEYTTTDNEVVAPLSLSTAYNYGTQGSYRIDVTGRYNGGSNTTCGTDNKGFNSISTIVSPELTSVETITESKTGEIQLGYSLAEDIIYNLESSPDGTDEFTFKKEVTGAATVLTNLNTEDDFYCYRINTYDACNNLTLLSDIICSVYFDVAGTEQANTITWQTDTVQAQSYDILRDGKVLASITNTSLTSYDDSEVICNKEYIYNVQPRFKNNGSSLSVDTAVIASKSASLPAIGYPTSTINIANEVELTWGPPDTGEIPFRRYIIERNIRDRAWKYYDASDDTTYVDTEATFSGEHAYRIRYDDDCGNLATPSPATIPIIIEQGAVRGKEVNFNWNKYETWLNGIRNYTIERIDESGQVLEEYQVFSGREKVITFSPNDSEDKLIRVRAESLDPTPTFTYSNVILTELSTSMFMPNAFTPDDDGVNDILVAKGPLVFNFKLEIYNRWGALIFSTTDNFNGWDGRIRDQEADEGTYIYRIYYEDAEGRSFDQSGSVLLMRKG, from the coding sequence ATGATCCAAGCTCAGCACACGAGTGTGCTTGGCAGGTTCGATGTGGACTTTGTAAAAGGCTGTACAGGCATGACGATCAACGTGAGTCTAAATGATCCCAAATGGGCTGGTGGTCAATTTTGGTATGAAGGCTTCGACGGAAAAGCTGGCGAACTCAACACCTCACACACCTACGCTGTGGCGGGCGATTTTTATGTCACCATGTCTACCAACATACCTGGAGAAGAAGATTTGGATTCTATCCAAGTGGTGGTCAGCGCCCCAGACAAGCCGAATTTCACTATCCATAATTGTTCTTCGCACACCATACGGGTAGAAATAGAAGACGACCACTACGACAGTTATTTTGTAGAATATACCACTACTGACAACGAGGTAGTAGCGCCACTGTCTCTTTCTACTGCCTATAACTACGGTACCCAAGGCAGCTACCGTATAGATGTGACAGGCAGGTACAATGGTGGCAGCAATACCACCTGTGGCACAGACAACAAGGGGTTCAATAGCATATCTACTATAGTAAGCCCTGAGCTGACCTCTGTAGAGACTATTACCGAAAGTAAAACAGGAGAAATCCAACTCGGATACTCTCTAGCTGAGGATATCATCTATAACTTAGAAAGCTCACCTGATGGCACAGACGAGTTTACCTTCAAAAAAGAAGTTACTGGTGCTGCAACAGTACTCACCAATCTAAACACGGAAGATGATTTTTATTGCTATCGCATCAATACCTATGATGCCTGCAACAACCTCACTCTATTATCGGACATTATATGTTCGGTCTATTTTGATGTAGCAGGTACCGAGCAAGCCAATACTATCACATGGCAAACAGATACAGTACAAGCCCAGTCTTACGATATACTGAGAGATGGCAAAGTGTTGGCCTCGATCACAAATACATCCTTGACCAGCTACGATGATAGCGAGGTGATTTGCAACAAAGAATATATTTACAATGTACAACCTCGGTTCAAAAACAATGGGTCTTCTTTATCGGTGGATACCGCCGTTATCGCTAGCAAGTCTGCCAGTTTGCCTGCCATAGGCTACCCTACTTCTACCATCAACATAGCCAATGAGGTAGAACTCACATGGGGACCTCCTGATACGGGAGAGATTCCATTCAGACGTTACATTATCGAAAGAAACATTAGAGATCGTGCATGGAAATACTATGATGCCTCTGACGATACCACTTACGTGGATACCGAAGCTACTTTCTCTGGAGAGCATGCCTATCGCATCCGCTACGACGACGACTGTGGCAACCTCGCAACACCATCTCCAGCCACTATACCGATCATAATAGAGCAAGGAGCTGTACGAGGTAAAGAAGTCAATTTCAATTGGAATAAATACGAAACTTGGCTCAATGGTATTCGAAATTATACGATTGAACGAATCGATGAATCTGGCCAGGTATTAGAAGAATACCAAGTATTTAGCGGACGCGAAAAAGTAATCACCTTCTCCCCCAATGACTCTGAAGACAAGCTGATTCGTGTACGTGCAGAGTCGCTAGATCCGACACCAACGTTTACTTATTCTAATGTGATCCTCACAGAACTGAGCACCAGTATGTTTATGCCCAATGCCTTTACACCAGACGACGATGGGGTCAATGATATATTGGTAGCAAAAGGGCCTTTGGTTTTCAACTTCAAATTGGAAATTTACAACCGATGGGGTGCCTTGATTTTTTCGACTACAGACAATTTTAACGGGTGGGACGGTAGAATACGAGATCAAGAAGCAGATGAAGGTACTTACATCTACAGGATATATTATGAAGATGCCGAAGGCAGGTCTTTCGACCAGTCGGGATCTGTATTACTCATGAGAAAAGGATAG
- a CDS encoding YbaB/EbfC family nucleoid-associated protein codes for MLDMMKMMGKVKEMQEKMKAAQATLAQIEVEGESGAGLVKATVNGQKKVLKVIIDDSLVNTADKEIVQDLIVAAINKALDEADVISKEHLQKHTEGIMPNIPGFDLGNMFNG; via the coding sequence ATGTTAGACATGATGAAAATGATGGGCAAAGTGAAGGAGATGCAAGAGAAAATGAAAGCAGCTCAAGCTACACTCGCTCAGATAGAAGTAGAAGGAGAGTCTGGAGCTGGTTTGGTTAAAGCCACAGTAAATGGCCAAAAAAAGGTATTGAAAGTGATAATAGATGATTCTCTAGTCAATACGGCCGACAAAGAAATCGTACAAGACCTGATTGTAGCTGCGATCAATAAGGCACTAGACGAAGCTGACGTGATCTCCAAAGAGCACTTGCAAAAACATACCGAAGGCATCATGCCCAACATCCCTGGTTTTGACTTAGGCAATATGTTTAATGGCTAA
- a CDS encoding glycosyltransferase family 2 protein: MAKTAVVILNYNGAQYLEQFLPSVVQYSDTAEIIIADNASTDQSLAFLKDNYPDLRLIVFEENLGYTGGYNEALQQLDHDYCILLNSDIEVTPNWIEPITNFMDEHPEVAACQPKILDYQDKTKFEYAGAAGGFIDFMGYPYCRGRLFDTLESDLGQYDDITEITWATGACMFVRTSDFKAAGGFDVDFFAHMEEIDLCWRFRLMGKALYCIPASKIYHVGGGTLNKLNPRKTYLNFRNNLSLLFKNESGTALLWKLPFKFVLDWAAALKFGLDQSWDHAWAVLRAQFDFMRRLLSNWKKRRKIHFQTTKKVSNTKVLLPFQYFIKDKRTFDQL, from the coding sequence ATGGCTAAAACAGCCGTAGTCATATTAAACTATAATGGCGCCCAATACCTGGAGCAATTTCTACCCTCGGTAGTTCAATACAGTGACACCGCTGAAATCATCATCGCAGACAATGCTTCTACAGATCAATCGCTGGCGTTTCTAAAAGATAACTATCCTGATCTTCGATTGATTGTATTTGAAGAAAACCTAGGCTATACAGGCGGCTACAACGAAGCCCTACAACAGTTGGATCACGACTATTGCATACTACTCAATTCCGACATTGAGGTTACTCCCAATTGGATCGAGCCTATCACTAACTTCATGGACGAACATCCAGAGGTAGCGGCCTGCCAACCTAAAATTTTGGACTACCAAGACAAAACAAAATTCGAATATGCTGGCGCAGCTGGAGGGTTCATCGACTTTATGGGCTATCCCTATTGTCGTGGGCGCCTATTCGATACACTAGAGTCCGACTTAGGCCAATACGACGACATTACGGAAATCACCTGGGCTACAGGTGCTTGTATGTTTGTACGAACGAGCGATTTCAAAGCCGCTGGTGGATTTGATGTTGATTTCTTTGCTCACATGGAAGAGATAGACCTGTGCTGGCGCTTTCGACTGATGGGCAAAGCTCTATACTGCATCCCTGCTAGCAAAATATACCATGTCGGCGGAGGCACTCTCAATAAGCTCAATCCACGAAAAACTTATCTCAATTTCAGAAACAATCTCTCGCTTCTATTTAAAAATGAAAGCGGCACGGCACTACTCTGGAAACTCCCCTTCAAATTTGTACTAGACTGGGCTGCTGCTTTAAAGTTCGGTTTAGATCAATCATGGGATCATGCATGGGCGGTACTTCGTGCTCAGTTTGACTTCATGAGACGACTCTTATCGAATTGGAAAAAACGCAGAAAGATTCATTTTCAAACAACAAAAAAGGTATCCAATACAAAAGTCCTTTTGCCTTTTCAGTATTTCATAAAAGACAAAAGGACTTTTGATCAGTTGTGA
- a CDS encoding DUF5723 family protein, producing the protein MTVAKAQSDLTFYHMGELTPQSNIYNPVFFPDADFYLSLPVISGINTNISNSFNYNDMFDAISGTDSVQFVPEKLLSNMKQGDRLSFDGSISLFQMGFHVGRGAVQVFANERVKSSFYYPKRMLEYILHGNGEFLDQEVTENNLRGGGTYYREYGVGYSHEWMIMGNKKLRVGMKVKYLQGFAQAQVDKDASVSFLTDAEGYNVNVSTNKPVINTAGFDMFDEEGYIISNPNSGYGFDFGADLQLTPKLNVAVSINDIGSITWKEGVKNYQLEESEVVFGGLNLEDLDDAGDILKDTLEQLFDYSENFEGFKSKLNTRVFVSGAYKVIPKGTVSATVMTRNDLGNLSFTYGLGYTHRLGRMLTVSTSVSKKPSQGFAIGGGLGARLGFLQLYTSVDNFIGAGDVRKIKNLNVRAGVNFLFGYHSVKKQKEPKVKPVKQEISPFPEGYDLDHLEQQLDSQEESLPVEESQLD; encoded by the coding sequence ATGACTGTCGCTAAAGCGCAAAGTGATTTGACGTTTTATCATATGGGTGAACTGACTCCCCAAAGCAATATCTATAATCCTGTATTTTTTCCAGATGCGGATTTCTACCTTTCGCTACCTGTGATTTCGGGAATCAATACCAATATCAGTAATAGTTTCAACTATAATGATATGTTTGATGCCATATCAGGAACAGATTCCGTTCAGTTTGTCCCAGAAAAACTATTGTCCAATATGAAACAGGGAGATCGTTTGAGTTTTGATGGCTCGATTTCTTTGTTTCAAATGGGTTTTCATGTAGGGCGTGGAGCTGTTCAGGTATTCGCCAATGAACGAGTCAAATCAAGCTTTTACTACCCTAAGCGCATGTTAGAGTATATATTACATGGTAACGGTGAGTTTTTGGATCAAGAGGTAACGGAGAATAATCTTCGTGGAGGAGGCACCTACTATAGAGAGTATGGAGTGGGCTATTCGCACGAATGGATGATTATGGGAAATAAAAAACTCAGAGTGGGAATGAAGGTTAAATATTTGCAGGGCTTTGCACAAGCACAGGTAGATAAAGATGCTTCTGTGAGTTTTCTTACTGATGCCGAAGGCTACAATGTAAATGTAAGTACCAATAAACCTGTGATTAATACTGCTGGTTTTGATATGTTTGATGAAGAAGGGTATATAATTAGCAACCCTAATAGTGGCTATGGTTTTGACTTTGGGGCTGACTTGCAGTTGACACCTAAGCTTAACGTTGCTGTTTCTATCAACGATATAGGAAGTATTACATGGAAGGAAGGGGTGAAAAACTATCAGCTAGAGGAGTCGGAAGTTGTTTTTGGAGGGTTGAATCTGGAAGACTTGGATGATGCAGGTGATATTCTCAAAGATACATTAGAGCAGCTTTTCGATTATAGTGAAAACTTCGAGGGTTTTAAGTCTAAACTAAACACTAGAGTCTTTGTTTCGGGTGCGTACAAAGTGATTCCAAAAGGGACAGTAAGTGCTACAGTGATGACCAGAAATGACCTAGGCAATCTTAGCTTTACTTATGGGTTGGGCTATACGCATAGGTTGGGCCGAATGCTTACGGTGTCTACTTCGGTCTCTAAGAAACCAAGTCAAGGATTTGCTATAGGAGGAGGGCTTGGTGCTCGGTTGGGTTTTCTACAGCTTTATACTTCCGTGGATAATTTTATAGGAGCGGGGGATGTGAGAAAAATAAAGAATTTGAATGTGCGTGCAGGCGTCAATTTCTTGTTTGGTTATCATTCTGTGAAAAAACAAAAAGAGCCAAAAGTAAAGCCTGTGAAGCAAGAAATAAGTCCATTCCCAGAAGGATATGATTTAGACCACTTAGAACAACAACTAGATTCTCAGGAGGAATCACTACCAGTAGAGGAGTCCCAATTAGACTAA